One region of Pirellulales bacterium genomic DNA includes:
- the pheA gene encoding prephenate dehydratase, with amino-acid sequence MAKERPNPDTRTRAAKLASAPELRVALGRADRELLAQINARAKLALALAAAEKQDLPAFRPDRDDATIEAAIAQNKGPLSADHVRAIFREILSSARQLTKPLRVAFLGPFYTYSHLATLHRFGESVELVPVGSIAAVFEEVNRRQADYGLVPIENSTDGRIADTLDTFTRERVRICGEVQLRIRHALMSRSPRSEIVEVYSKAQPFSQCRNWLAKHLPAARLVEVTSTTAAAQMAADKPGAAAIASREAAVHYGLDVLVEGIEDNPDNITRFAVIGADAAPRSGRDKTAVMFQIAHRPGSLAEAITIFKRNRLNLTWIESFPIARGEYLFFVEFDGHETDLKVRRALAALGKKAQRLEVLGSCPQTQPVG; translated from the coding sequence GTGGCAAAAGAGCGTCCCAATCCCGATACTCGCACGCGGGCGGCAAAACTTGCGTCAGCGCCCGAGCTGCGCGTAGCGCTTGGGCGGGCTGATCGTGAATTGCTGGCCCAGATCAACGCCAGGGCCAAGTTGGCCCTCGCCCTGGCCGCGGCCGAGAAGCAAGACCTTCCCGCGTTCCGGCCCGACCGCGACGACGCGACGATCGAAGCGGCCATCGCGCAAAACAAAGGCCCACTCTCGGCGGATCACGTCCGCGCAATCTTTCGCGAGATTCTCAGCAGCGCGCGCCAGTTGACCAAACCGCTGCGCGTCGCGTTCCTCGGGCCCTTCTACACCTACAGTCATCTGGCCACCCTGCACCGTTTCGGCGAAAGCGTCGAGCTAGTGCCGGTCGGGTCGATTGCGGCCGTGTTCGAAGAGGTGAATCGCCGGCAGGCGGATTACGGCCTGGTGCCGATCGAGAACTCGACCGACGGGCGGATTGCCGACACGCTCGACACGTTCACGCGCGAGCGCGTGCGGATCTGCGGCGAAGTGCAGCTGCGCATTCGCCACGCCCTGATGAGCCGCAGCCCGCGGAGCGAAATTGTCGAAGTCTATAGCAAGGCGCAGCCCTTTTCGCAGTGCCGCAACTGGCTGGCCAAGCACCTGCCGGCGGCCCGTCTGGTCGAAGTCACGAGCACCACGGCGGCCGCACAGATGGCCGCCGATAAGCCTGGCGCGGCCGCTATCGCCAGCCGCGAGGCGGCCGTGCACTACGGTCTCGACGTGTTGGTCGAGGGGATCGAAGACAATCCCGACAACATCACCCGCTTTGCCGTGATCGGCGCCGACGCCGCTCCGCGCTCGGGACGCGATAAGACCGCCGTGATGTTCCAGATCGCACACCGTCCCGGCTCACTCGCGGAAGCCATCACGATCTTCAAACGCAACCGGCTGAACCTGACCTGGATCGAGTCCTTCCCGATCGCCCGCGGCGAATACCTGTTCTTCGTCGAATTCGACGGGCACGAGACCGATCTGAAAGTCCGCCGGGCCCTGGCCGCGCTCGGCAAGAAGGCGCAGCGCCTGGAAGTATTGGGCTCCTGCCCGCAGAC
- the dnaK gene encoding molecular chaperone DnaK encodes MAQGEKIIGIDLGTTNSVVAIMEGGDPKVIPNQEGNRLTPSVVAFTDKGDVLVGEPARRQAVTNPTRTVYSIKRFMGRRHGEVAAEEKLVPYTVTGGPQDYVKVKIGDKEYTPPEISAKILRKLKESAEAYLGHKVNKAVITVPAYFNDAQRQATKDAGQIAGLEVARIINEPTAASLAYGLDKKEAQKIVVFDLGGGTFDVSVLEVAEGVFRVISTNGDTHLGGDDFDFTLLNYVADEFKKDQGIDLRNDKMALQRLQEACEKAKKELSSAASTDLNLPFITADASGPKHLQMNITRSKFEQLVDPLIERCRGPVMKALEDAKMSPKDIDEVVLVGGSTRIPKVQELVQKIFGKEPHKGVNPDEVVAVGAAIQGGVLAGEVQDVLLLDVTPLSLGIETLGGIMTKLVERNTTIPTERKQTFSTADDNQTAVTVRVFQGEREMANDNRLLAQFNLEGIAAAPRGVPQIEVKFDIDANGILNVSAKDLGTGKEQHVRIEKSSGLSKEEIDKMTRDAESHAAEDKQKRELAEGRNQAESLCFQVEKLVKENEGKLSGADKKPLEDAIAKTRDVAKGSDVQAIKNAISELEAAFHAVGKVLHEAATASPGATAANDGGKKPGEDEAIDAEFEVKE; translated from the coding sequence ATGGCACAAGGCGAAAAGATCATCGGGATCGACCTCGGTACCACCAACTCCGTGGTGGCCATCATGGAAGGGGGCGATCCGAAGGTGATTCCGAATCAAGAGGGGAATCGACTCACGCCCAGCGTGGTCGCCTTCACCGATAAGGGAGACGTGTTGGTGGGCGAGCCGGCCCGCCGGCAGGCCGTCACGAACCCGACCCGCACCGTTTATTCGATCAAGCGCTTTATGGGCCGCCGCCACGGCGAGGTCGCCGCTGAAGAGAAGCTGGTGCCCTATACCGTGACGGGCGGGCCCCAAGACTACGTGAAGGTGAAGATCGGCGACAAGGAATACACGCCGCCCGAGATCTCGGCCAAGATTCTGCGCAAGCTGAAGGAATCGGCCGAGGCGTACCTAGGGCATAAGGTGAACAAGGCCGTGATCACGGTCCCGGCGTACTTCAACGACGCCCAGCGGCAGGCCACGAAGGACGCCGGCCAGATCGCGGGTTTGGAAGTCGCCCGCATCATCAACGAGCCGACGGCCGCCTCGCTGGCCTATGGGCTCGACAAGAAAGAAGCGCAGAAGATCGTGGTTTTCGACCTTGGCGGCGGCACGTTCGACGTCTCGGTGTTGGAAGTGGCGGAAGGCGTGTTCCGCGTGATCAGCACCAACGGCGATACGCACCTGGGCGGCGACGATTTCGACTTCACCCTCTTGAACTACGTGGCCGACGAATTCAAGAAGGACCAGGGCATCGACCTGCGCAACGACAAGATGGCCCTGCAGCGTCTGCAAGAGGCGTGCGAAAAGGCCAAGAAGGAATTGAGCTCGGCCGCTTCGACCGATTTGAACCTGCCGTTCATCACGGCCGATGCCAGCGGCCCGAAGCATTTACAGATGAACATCACGCGCTCGAAGTTCGAGCAACTGGTCGATCCGTTGATCGAGCGTTGCCGTGGGCCCGTGATGAAGGCGCTCGAAGACGCGAAGATGAGCCCGAAGGACATCGACGAAGTCGTGCTCGTGGGCGGTTCGACCCGCATTCCCAAAGTGCAGGAGCTGGTGCAGAAGATTTTCGGCAAGGAGCCGCACAAGGGCGTAAATCCTGATGAAGTCGTGGCCGTCGGCGCCGCGATCCAGGGCGGCGTCTTGGCCGGCGAAGTGCAAGACGTGTTGTTGTTGGACGTGACGCCGTTGTCCTTGGGTATCGAAACCCTGGGCGGCATCATGACCAAGCTCGTCGAACGCAACACCACGATCCCCACCGAGCGGAAGCAAACCTTCAGCACTGCCGACGACAACCAGACCGCCGTCACGGTGCGCGTTTTCCAGGGCGAACGCGAGATGGCCAACGACAACCGGCTGCTTGCCCAGTTCAACCTGGAGGGCATCGCCGCCGCGCCGCGCGGCGTGCCGCAGATCGAGGTCAAGTTCGATATCGACGCCAACGGCATTCTCAACGTCTCGGCCAAGGACTTGGGCACGGGCAAGGAACAGCACGTGCGGATCGAGAAGTCGAGCGGTTTGTCGAAGGAAGAGATCGACAAGATGACCCGCGATGCCGAGTCGCACGCGGCCGAGGACAAACAGAAGCGCGAGCTGGCCGAGGGGCGCAACCAGGCCGAGTCGCTGTGCTTCCAGGTCGAAAAGCTCGTCAAGGAAAACGAAGGCAAGCTGAGCGGTGCTGATAAGAAGCCGCTCGAAGACGCCATCGCCAAGACCCGCGACGTGGCCAAGGGGAGCGACGTGCAGGCGATCAAGAACGCCATCAGCGAGCTGGAGGCGGCGTTCCACGCCGTCGGCAAGGTGCTGCACGAGGCGGCGACCGCCTCGCCTGGCGCTACGGCGGCAAACGACGGCGGCAAGAAGCCGGGCGAGGACGAGGCAATCGACGCCGAGTTCGAGGTGAAGGAGTAA